One region of Spiroplasma culicicola AES-1 genomic DNA includes:
- a CDS encoding ATP-binding protein, translated as MKIIEAQIKKIIDFSNTLSIKDFNNFYSLLCSMNFSEEELEIIQEEYATRNLGIKMDISKTDWVSLFYTNEINRLNRIIQNDDALLKLGGIKALFYGKTGTGKTSLVKKVVDENPNITFEDINFTSLVSSKMGQTQINIINLANKLNESENKKIVFLDEIDSIVSNRITSDLGEHSRIVATFIKFLDILQPNVIFFAATNLVEIIDDAIKRRFNVQLHIEEINFDDLFKVLEHEKIFITKKRQEWLKRHLLNNNFNFGEIKNFKDHLLIEKLNGNEEEEWFIFVEYFLDRFQFDLDNESVRNERKLKKILEGFK; from the coding sequence ATGAAAATAATAGAAGCACAAATAAAAAAAATTATTGATTTTTCAAATACATTAAGCATAAAAGATTTTAATAATTTTTATAGTTTACTATGTTCAATGAATTTTTCTGAAGAAGAACTTGAAATTATACAGGAAGAATATGCTACAAGAAATTTGGGAATAAAAATGGATATTTCTAAGACTGATTGGGTTTCATTATTTTACACTAATGAAATTAACAGACTTAATAGAATTATTCAAAATGATGATGCACTTTTAAAACTTGGAGGTATAAAAGCATTATTTTATGGAAAAACAGGTACAGGTAAAACCTCATTAGTTAAGAAAGTTGTTGATGAAAATCCTAATATCACATTTGAGGATATAAATTTTACAAGTTTAGTATCCTCTAAAATGGGACAAACACAAATAAATATTATAAATTTAGCTAATAAATTAAATGAAAGTGAAAATAAAAAAATTGTTTTCTTAGATGAAATTGATTCGATTGTGTCTAATAGGATTACATCAGATTTAGGAGAACACTCAAGAATAGTTGCTACTTTTATAAAATTTTTAGATATTTTACAGCCAAATGTTATTTTTTTTGCTGCAACCAATTTAGTCGAGATTATTGATGATGCTATTAAAAGGAGATTTAATGTCCAATTGCATATTGAAGAAATAAATTTTGATGATTTATTTAAAGTTCTTGAGCATGAAAAAATCTTTATAACTAAAAAAAGACAAGAATGATTAAAAAGACATTTATTGAATAATAATTTTAATTTTGGAGAAATTAAAAATTTCAAAGATCATTTACTAATAGAAAAACTTAATGGAAATGAAGAAGAGGAATGGTTTATATTTGTTGAATATTTCCTTGATAGATTTCAGTTTGATTTAGACAATGAATCTGTTAGAAATGAAAGAAAACTAAAAAAAATTTTAGAGGGGTTTAAATAG
- the rpsG gene encoding 30S ribosomal protein S7, producing the protein MRKHQAEKRDVLPDPVYNSKLVTRAVNKIMLDGKRGTAQHILYKAFEKIQEKTGTSAIEVFNKAIENIKPHLELKVRRIGGANYQVPVEVSTDRKVTLALRWLINYSRLRNEKEMVDRLANEIIDASNGIGGSVKKREDTHKMAEANKAFAHYRW; encoded by the coding sequence ATGCGTAAACATCAAGCAGAAAAAAGAGATGTACTACCAGATCCAGTTTATAACTCAAAATTAGTTACAAGAGCTGTTAACAAAATTATGTTAGACGGAAAACGTGGAACTGCACAACATATTCTTTATAAAGCATTTGAAAAGATCCAAGAAAAAACTGGAACTAGTGCTATTGAAGTATTTAACAAGGCTATTGAAAACATCAAACCTCACTTAGAATTAAAAGTGCGTCGTATTGGTGGGGCCAACTATCAAGTACCTGTTGAAGTTTCAACTGACAGAAAAGTTACATTAGCATTAAGATGATTAATTAACTATTCAAGATTAAGAAATGAAAAAGAAATGGTTGATAGATTAGCAAATGAAATTATTGATGCATCAAATGGAATTGGTGGATCTGTTAAAAAACGTGAAGATACTCACAAAATGGCAGAAGCTAATAAAGCATTTGCACATTATCGTTGATAA
- a CDS encoding MepB family protein, translating to MKTIDRLNSIFSSKVEINIEKDNEHYEGTEFIYENKTYKSRLAKKTPTKNGYFVVFYKKNNEGINEPFSSDENIDELIIFVLDDKIGGYFKFNKEILLKQGILKNKENCGKMGFRVYAPWNNNLNKTAKKNKLWQTKYFVNFE from the coding sequence ATGAAAACAATTGATAGATTAAATTCTATATTTTCTTCTAAAGTTGAAATAAATATAGAAAAAGACAATGAACATTATGAAGGCACAGAATTTATTTATGAAAACAAAACTTACAAAAGTAGATTAGCTAAAAAAACACCAACTAAGAATGGCTATTTTGTTGTTTTTTATAAAAAAAATAATGAAGGTATAAATGAACCTTTTTCATCTGATGAAAACATTGATGAATTAATTATTTTTGTTTTAGATGACAAAATAGGGGGATATTTTAAATTTAATAAAGAAATTTTATTAAAACAAGGAATATTAAAAAATAAAGAAAATTGTGGCAAAATGGGTTTTAGAGTCTATGCACCATGAAATAATAATTTAAATAAAACAGCAAAAAAGAATAAGTTATGACAAACAAAATATTTTGTTAATTTTGAATAG
- the pepF gene encoding oligoendopeptidase F: protein MKRHQADNKYKWDFSKLYKNSQQWKDDLNLVIDKAQQISKLKNKLNNKKEFLIYLTLDKEIDFIVAKLNQYIHMYDIDQTNSEFQELDALFSNAMSQVAIDLSFVTPEIIKINQEQIEQYLTDSEFESYKFMFKKIFKKSKHILENDAEELLSKIERSRGATAELYDTLSYADKQEHKLMINNVEQLVDTTLFKTILEDSDAIKEQELRKQVWDIYFKNVVDRKYSYAKIYESILLKQTEDFKVRNYTSALEMSLFNDQVTTQIYEKLLSVAKQSIDVLKDYYLLIKDKLGLTKFFTTDRELKLAKEYNKKFSVDEGIAIVKESLSVLGKEYSQNLEIAMQDNMIDYYEDTTKVDGAYSSGGTGVDPIILMNWDDKLSSLNTLAHEIGHSVHTLFSDQNQKYPLNDYPIILAEVASTFNEHILFDYLYSNTTNKDEKIYLLQQRIFDLVSTFYRQIQFADFEYSAHKMVANNEPITSENLMKLFKDKENEYGYDIFDDKDRQVYHWPYISHFFHSPFYVYKYAIDLVASYKLYDDFKKGNNNIINFLKSGCYKEPLEILKDCGVDFNDNNTYTPLIKEIKRLTLELKNAC, encoded by the coding sequence ATGAAAAGACATCAAGCAGATAATAAATATAAATGAGATTTTTCAAAACTATATAAAAACAGTCAACAGTGAAAGGATGACTTAAATTTAGTTATAGATAAAGCTCAACAAATTAGTAAATTAAAAAATAAACTTAATAATAAAAAAGAATTTTTAATCTATCTAACTTTAGATAAAGAAATTGATTTTATTGTTGCAAAATTAAATCAATATATTCATATGTATGACATTGATCAAACAAATAGTGAATTTCAAGAATTAGATGCATTATTTTCTAATGCAATGAGTCAAGTTGCTATTGATTTAAGTTTTGTAACTCCAGAAATTATCAAGATTAACCAAGAACAAATTGAGCAATATTTAACTGATAGTGAATTTGAATCATATAAATTTATGTTTAAAAAAATATTTAAAAAATCAAAACATATTCTTGAAAATGATGCAGAAGAGTTGCTTTCAAAAATTGAAAGAAGTCGAGGTGCAACTGCAGAATTGTATGATACTTTATCATATGCAGATAAGCAAGAACATAAATTAATGATAAATAATGTTGAACAATTAGTTGATACTACATTATTTAAAACAATACTTGAAGATAGTGATGCTATTAAAGAGCAAGAACTAAGAAAACAAGTTTGAGATATTTATTTCAAAAATGTTGTTGATCGAAAATATAGTTATGCCAAAATCTATGAGAGCATTTTATTAAAACAAACTGAGGATTTTAAAGTACGCAATTATACAAGTGCTTTAGAAATGTCATTATTTAATGATCAAGTTACAACTCAAATTTATGAAAAATTATTGAGCGTAGCAAAACAATCAATTGATGTATTAAAGGACTATTATCTTTTAATAAAAGACAAATTAGGTTTAACTAAATTCTTTACAACAGATCGTGAATTAAAATTAGCAAAAGAATATAATAAAAAATTTAGTGTTGATGAAGGAATTGCAATTGTTAAAGAATCATTGTCAGTTTTAGGAAAAGAATATAGTCAAAACTTAGAAATTGCAATGCAAGATAACATGATTGATTATTATGAAGATACTACTAAAGTGGATGGAGCCTATTCTTCAGGAGGAACTGGAGTTGATCCCATAATTTTAATGAATTGAGATGATAAATTATCATCTTTAAATACATTAGCTCATGAAATTGGACACTCTGTTCATACATTATTTTCAGATCAAAATCAAAAATATCCTTTGAATGATTATCCAATCATTCTTGCAGAAGTAGCTTCAACTTTTAATGAGCACATCTTATTTGATTATTTATATTCAAATACAACAAACAAAGATGAAAAAATCTATTTACTACAACAAAGAATCTTTGATTTAGTTTCAACTTTTTATCGCCAAATTCAATTTGCAGATTTTGAATATAGTGCTCATAAAATGGTTGCAAATAATGAACCAATTACTAGTGAAAATTTAATGAAATTATTTAAAGATAAAGAAAATGAATATGGTTATGACATTTTTGATGATAAAGATCGCCAAGTTTATCATTGACCTTATATTTCTCATTTCTTTCATTCACCATTTTATGTTTATAAATATGCAATTGATTTAGTGGCAAGTTACAAATTATATGATGACTTTAAAAAAGGAAACAATAATATTATTAATTTCTTAAAATCTGGATGTTATAAAGAACCTCTTGAAATTTTAAAAGATTGTGGAGTTGATTTTAATGATAATAATACTTATACTCCTTTAATTAAAGAAATTAAAAGATTAACTTTAGAATTGAAAAACGCTTGTTAA
- a CDS encoding M17 family metallopeptidase, which yields MITSNKNSYELTLKAITKDSNVNSVVIKEAGVATLVSEDKTIYICLDPKTDLEGLKKVVENFVSSNKYDLNVDLNSFVEIFENKEETFQVLTEAFMFWAHQVVELKKETVKQKSYDLIFDAKYTSIFEESEVKIEFVNFARDLQDLPPNIGTSVEIANRIEQKAKEIDGIKVTIYDKKQIEDMKMGLFLGVNAGSHIEPRLVVLEYVGDPSQKRTALVGKGITFDSGGYNLKPSNFLENMKFDMSGSAIVSSTVMALAKRKAKCNVISVGLLTDNRIGGKATLTESVVTSMNGQTVEITNTDAEGRLVLADGITYAIRNQKAERVITVATLTGAIAIALGRWFTGTFSKHDGFYSEFEQAAKSAQEPVWRQPLIKEHLKAMQCSKVADLTNSEPGREAGSSTAAAFLDSFAEEKEYIHLDIAATADINRRGRAPMTRTMFELLK from the coding sequence ATGATAACAAGTAATAAAAATTCATACGAATTGACACTAAAAGCTATTACTAAAGATAGTAATGTGAACAGTGTTGTTATTAAAGAAGCTGGGGTAGCTACTTTAGTATCTGAAGATAAAACAATTTACATTTGTTTAGACCCAAAAACTGATTTAGAAGGATTAAAAAAAGTTGTTGAAAACTTTGTTAGTTCAAATAAATACGATTTAAATGTTGATTTAAATTCATTTGTAGAAATCTTTGAAAACAAAGAAGAAACATTCCAAGTATTAACAGAAGCATTTATGTTTTGAGCACACCAAGTGGTTGAACTAAAAAAAGAAACTGTTAAACAAAAATCATACGACTTAATTTTTGATGCAAAATATACTTCAATCTTTGAAGAATCAGAAGTTAAAATTGAATTTGTAAACTTTGCGAGAGATTTACAAGACTTACCACCAAATATTGGTACATCAGTTGAAATTGCAAACAGAATTGAACAAAAAGCAAAAGAAATTGATGGAATCAAAGTAACAATCTATGATAAAAAACAAATCGAAGATATGAAAATGGGATTATTTTTAGGAGTAAACGCTGGAAGTCATATCGAACCAAGACTTGTAGTTTTAGAATATGTTGGAGATCCAAGTCAAAAAAGAACTGCACTTGTAGGTAAAGGAATTACATTTGACTCTGGGGGATATAACTTAAAACCTTCAAACTTCTTAGAAAATATGAAATTTGATATGTCTGGATCTGCAATTGTTTCTTCAACAGTTATGGCTTTAGCAAAAAGAAAAGCAAAATGTAATGTTATTTCAGTTGGATTATTGACAGATAACAGAATTGGGGGAAAAGCAACATTAACTGAATCTGTTGTTACTTCAATGAACGGACAAACTGTAGAAATTACAAACACTGACGCAGAAGGAAGATTAGTATTAGCTGATGGAATTACTTATGCTATTAGAAATCAAAAAGCAGAAAGAGTTATTACTGTGGCAACATTAACTGGGGCAATTGCAATTGCTTTAGGAAGATGATTCACTGGAACATTTTCAAAACATGATGGTTTCTATTCAGAATTTGAACAAGCTGCAAAATCAGCTCAAGAACCAGTTTGAAGACAACCTTTAATTAAAGAACATTTAAAAGCAATGCAATGTTCAAAAGTAGCAGACCTTACAAACTCAGAACCAGGTAGAGAAGCTGGTTCATCAACTGCAGCTGCATTCTTAGATTCATTTGCAGAAGAAAAAGAATACATCCACTTAGATATCGCAGCAACAGCAGATATTAACAGACGTGGTAGAGCACCAATGACAAGAACAATGTTTGAATTATTAAAATAA
- a CDS encoding GIY-YIG nuclease family protein, whose protein sequence is MSLEFKRKYKYIYKAKVSRDEKYKQASLEYCNKVILEVIKTHTIYDVETIKELGNEIQGVYLIFSLNKKGELKFTYVGESIDILKRWKKHIYNFNIKNKESAKIRKKESKIENLRFTVLKIEPDQNARLKKETYYIYHFKSWYTNINKKYANRKMRCDFGHGVARTYLTYDKNAAKFRLYIYGICRNKICKNKFLID, encoded by the coding sequence ATGAGTCTAGAATTTAAAAGAAAATATAAATACATCTATAAGGCTAAAGTTAGTCGTGATGAAAAATATAAACAAGCTAGTCTTGAATATTGCAATAAAGTAATTTTAGAAGTTATCAAAACTCATACTATTTATGATGTTGAAACAATTAAAGAATTAGGCAATGAAATTCAGGGAGTTTATCTGATATTTTCATTAAATAAAAAGGGAGAATTAAAATTTACATATGTGGGTGAATCAATTGATATTTTAAAGCGATGAAAAAAACATATTTACAACTTTAATATTAAAAATAAAGAGTCTGCAAAGATCCGCAAAAAAGAAAGTAAAATTGAAAACCTTCGTTTTACAGTTTTAAAAATTGAACCAGATCAAAATGCAAGACTAAAAAAAGAAACGTATTATATTTATCATTTTAAATCTTGATACACTAACATTAATAAAAAATATGCCAATAGGAAAATGCGCTGTGACTTTGGTCATGGAGTTGCTAGAACTTATTTAACTTATGATAAAAATGCAGCAAAATTTAGACTTTATATTTATGGAATTTGTCGCAATAAGATTTGTAAAAATAAGTTTTTAATTGATTAA
- the tuf gene encoding elongation factor Tu → MAKESFDRSLPHVNIGTIGHVDHGKTTLTAAITKVLAEKGGAEFKDYANIDNAPEERERGITINTSHVEYKTDKRHYAHVDCPGHADYVKNMITGAAQMDGGILVVAATDGPMPQTREHILLSRQVGVPAIVVFLNKCDMVDDEELIDLVEMEVRDLLSAYDFDGDGAPVIRGSALGALNGEAKWVERVEELMNAVDEYIPTPTRDTDKTFLMPIEDVFTITGRGTVATGRVERGVIKVNEEVEIVGLVEDSKKVVVTGLEMFRKLLDFAEAGDNVGALLRGVNREDIERGQVLAKPGTIKPHTKLNASVYALTQEEGGRHKPFFNKYRPQFYFRTTDVTGEVVLPAGTDMVMPGDNVELVVELIKPIAVEQGTKFSIREGGRTIGAGTVVSIVE, encoded by the coding sequence ATGGCAAAAGAATCATTTGACCGTAGTTTACCTCACGTTAACATTGGAACAATTGGACACGTTGACCACGGTAAAACTACATTAACAGCTGCTATTACTAAAGTATTGGCAGAAAAAGGTGGAGCAGAATTTAAAGATTACGCAAATATCGATAACGCTCCTGAAGAAAGAGAACGTGGTATTACAATTAATACATCACACGTTGAATATAAAACAGATAAAAGACACTACGCTCACGTAGACTGTCCAGGTCACGCCGATTATGTTAAAAACATGATTACAGGGGCTGCACAAATGGATGGAGGTATTCTAGTAGTTGCTGCAACTGATGGACCAATGCCTCAAACTAGAGAACACATCTTGTTATCAAGACAAGTTGGAGTTCCAGCTATCGTTGTATTCTTAAACAAATGTGATATGGTTGACGACGAAGAATTAATTGATTTAGTTGAAATGGAAGTTAGAGACTTATTATCAGCTTATGACTTTGATGGAGATGGAGCACCTGTTATTAGAGGATCTGCTCTTGGTGCATTAAACGGAGAAGCTAAATGAGTTGAAAGAGTGGAAGAATTGATGAACGCAGTTGATGAATACATTCCAACTCCAACTAGAGATACAGACAAAACTTTCTTAATGCCTATTGAAGACGTATTCACAATTACAGGACGTGGTACAGTTGCAACAGGTAGAGTTGAAAGAGGAGTTATTAAAGTAAACGAAGAAGTTGAAATCGTAGGATTAGTTGAAGATAGCAAAAAAGTTGTTGTTACAGGATTAGAAATGTTTAGAAAATTACTAGACTTTGCTGAAGCTGGAGATAACGTTGGTGCTTTATTAAGAGGGGTTAACAGAGAAGACATCGAAAGAGGTCAAGTTCTTGCAAAACCTGGAACAATTAAACCACATACAAAATTAAACGCATCAGTTTATGCTTTAACTCAAGAAGAAGGTGGACGTCACAAACCATTCTTTAACAAATACCGTCCTCAATTCTACTTTAGAACTACAGATGTTACTGGTGAAGTTGTTTTACCAGCAGGAACAGACATGGTTATGCCTGGAGACAACGTTGAATTAGTTGTTGAATTAATTAAACCAATCGCTGTTGAACAAGGTACTAAATTCTCAATCCGTGAAGGTGGAAGAACTATTGGTGCTGGAACTGTTGTTTCAATCGTTGAATAA
- a CDS encoding ArsR/SmtB family transcription factor: METNFKEYAQIFKVLSDPTRLKILNRICGCECDKCAQNILVELNITQPTLSYHLKLLEEVGLITSTKNKNSKFYSINEKGFKELEEFFKVVRSKPYNCDNCNKKS, from the coding sequence ATGGAAACAAATTTTAAAGAATATGCACAAATATTTAAAGTTCTTAGTGATCCAACAAGATTAAAAATTCTAAATAGAATTTGTGGTTGTGAATGTGATAAATGTGCCCAAAATATACTGGTTGAATTAAATATTACTCAACCAACCTTAAGCTATCATTTAAAATTACTTGAAGAAGTAGGATTAATTACATCAACAAAGAATAAAAATTCAAAATTCTATTCAATAAATGAAAAGGGTTTTAAAGAATTAGAAGAGTTCTTTAAAGTAGTTCGTTCAAAACCATATAATTGTGACAATTGTAATAAAAAGAGTTAG
- the rpsL gene encoding 30S ribosomal protein S12, whose amino-acid sequence MATINQLVRKPRKAKTWKTKAPALNRGVNTLLKKVTRISSPQKRGVCTRVATMTPKKPNSALRKYARVRLTNGMEVTAYIPGEGHNLQEHSVVLIRGGRVKDLPGVRYHIIRGTLDTTGVNGRMQSRSLYGTKRPKEKK is encoded by the coding sequence ATGGCAACAATTAACCAATTAGTTAGAAAACCAAGAAAAGCAAAAACTTGAAAAACTAAAGCGCCTGCTTTAAACAGAGGGGTAAATACTTTGCTTAAAAAAGTAACAAGAATTTCTTCTCCTCAAAAAAGAGGTGTTTGTACAAGGGTTGCAACAATGACACCTAAAAAACCTAACTCTGCTTTACGTAAGTATGCAAGGGTAAGATTAACAAATGGTATGGAAGTAACTGCATATATTCCTGGTGAAGGACACAACCTACAAGAACATAGTGTTGTTTTAATTCGTGGGGGAAGGGTAAAAGACTTACCTGGGGTACGTTACCACATTATCCGTGGAACACTTGATACTACTGGAGTTAACGGTAGAATGCAATCTCGTTCATTATACGGAACAAAAAGACCTAAAGAAAAAAAATAA
- a CDS encoding peroxiredoxin has translation MKLEDKKYLLDTGEKINLSSIMGSRGLVMFFYPKAHTPGCTLEVKEFAKRKEEFDSLHYNIVGISADSPEEQNKFACDFVIDYPLIADVEKDLINQFNLWGPIKTWGGEETIGIKRSTFVVNPNMEVILELDDVNPTEHIETILEKLKERSTN, from the coding sequence ATGAAACTTGAAGACAAAAAATATTTATTAGATACTGGTGAAAAAATTAATCTTTCTTCAATTATGGGTTCAAGAGGACTTGTAATGTTCTTTTATCCAAAAGCCCATACTCCAGGGTGTACTTTAGAAGTTAAAGAATTTGCAAAAAGAAAAGAAGAATTTGATTCTTTACATTACAACATTGTTGGAATAAGTGCAGATTCACCAGAAGAACAAAATAAATTTGCTTGTGACTTTGTTATTGATTATCCATTAATAGCAGACGTTGAAAAAGATCTTATAAATCAATTTAATTTATGAGGACCTATCAAAACATGAGGTGGAGAAGAAACTATTGGGATTAAAAGAAGTACTTTTGTAGTTAATCCTAATATGGAAGTAATTTTAGAATTAGATGATGTAAATCCAACTGAACACATTGAAACAATTTTAGAAAAATTGAAGGAACGTTCAACTAACTAA
- the fusA gene encoding elongation factor G: protein MPREFSLDMTRNFGIMAHIDAGKTTTTERILFHTGKIHKIGETHEGESQMDWMAQEQERGITITSAATTAFWKDHRFNIIDTPGHVDFTVEVERSLRVLDGAVAVLDGQSGVEPQTETVWRQATTYRVPRIVFVNKMDKTGADFLYSVKTIGDRLGAKASPIQLPIGAEDQFSGIIDLVEMKAWGFDGAAEEIAKEIEIPADLKATAEELRGQLIESAVEYDEELMMKFLDGGEITIPELKSAIRKGVISAEFFPVLAGSAFKNKGVKLLLDAVVDYLPTPLDVPAIKGILPDGTEAVRHSSDDEPFSALAFKIMTDPFVGKLTFFRVYSGVLNKGSYVLNATKDKKERVGRLLKMHANNREEIEQVYAGDIAAAVGLKDTTTGDTLTDEKNSIILESMVFPEPVIHLALEPKTKADQEKMGISLNKLSEEDPTFRTYTDEETGQTIIAGMGELHLDILVDRLKREFKVETNVGAPQVSYRETIRQATKAEGKYVKQSGGRGQYGHVVIEFEPNHDKGFEWVDKIVGGKISKEYINAARVGLENALQNGVVAGYPMIDVKATIVDGSYHDVDSNEMAYKIAASMALKEAAKRTNPVLLEPIMSVEVTVPDEYYGDVMGNISSKRGLIEGSEQRGNAQTVKAKVPLSEMFGYATELRSFTQGRGNYTMIFSHYNEAPKNIAEEIIKKAGK from the coding sequence ATGCCAAGAGAATTTAGTTTAGATATGACTCGTAACTTTGGTATTATGGCTCATATTGATGCGGGAAAAACTACAACAACAGAACGTATTTTATTCCACACAGGTAAAATTCACAAAATTGGTGAAACTCACGAAGGTGAGTCACAAATGGACTGAATGGCTCAAGAACAAGAACGTGGTATTACAATTACTTCAGCTGCAACAACTGCATTCTGAAAAGACCACCGTTTTAACATCATTGATACTCCTGGTCACGTTGACTTCACAGTTGAAGTTGAAAGATCATTAAGAGTATTAGATGGAGCAGTTGCGGTATTAGATGGACAAAGTGGGGTTGAACCTCAAACTGAAACTGTTTGAAGACAAGCAACAACTTATAGAGTTCCAAGAATTGTTTTTGTTAACAAAATGGACAAAACTGGAGCTGACTTTTTATACTCAGTAAAAACAATTGGAGATAGATTGGGTGCAAAAGCATCACCAATTCAATTACCAATTGGTGCTGAAGATCAATTTTCAGGAATCATTGACTTAGTAGAAATGAAAGCTTGAGGATTTGACGGTGCAGCAGAAGAAATTGCAAAAGAAATCGAAATTCCAGCAGACTTAAAAGCTACTGCAGAAGAATTAAGAGGACAATTAATTGAATCTGCTGTTGAATATGATGAAGAATTAATGATGAAATTCTTGGATGGGGGAGAAATCACTATTCCTGAATTAAAATCTGCAATTCGTAAGGGAGTAATCTCTGCAGAATTTTTCCCAGTATTAGCTGGATCTGCATTTAAAAACAAAGGTGTTAAATTATTACTTGATGCTGTTGTTGATTACTTACCAACTCCATTAGACGTTCCTGCTATTAAAGGAATTTTACCTGATGGAACAGAAGCTGTTAGACATTCTTCAGATGATGAACCGTTTTCAGCTTTAGCATTTAAAATTATGACTGACCCATTTGTTGGGAAATTGACATTCTTTAGAGTTTATTCTGGAGTATTAAACAAAGGAAGTTATGTATTAAATGCAACAAAAGATAAAAAAGAAAGAGTTGGACGTTTATTAAAAATGCATGCCAACAACCGTGAAGAAATCGAACAAGTATATGCTGGAGATATTGCAGCAGCTGTTGGATTGAAAGACACAACAACTGGAGATACACTAACTGATGAAAAAAATTCAATTATTTTAGAATCAATGGTGTTCCCTGAACCAGTTATCCACTTAGCTCTTGAACCAAAAACAAAAGCGGATCAAGAAAAAATGGGGATTTCATTAAACAAATTATCAGAAGAAGATCCAACATTTAGAACTTATACTGATGAAGAAACAGGACAAACAATTATTGCTGGAATGGGTGAATTACACTTAGATATTTTAGTTGATCGTTTGAAACGTGAATTCAAAGTTGAAACTAATGTTGGAGCACCTCAAGTTTCATATAGAGAAACAATTCGCCAAGCTACAAAAGCTGAAGGAAAATATGTTAAACAATCAGGAGGACGTGGACAATATGGACACGTTGTGATTGAATTCGAACCAAATCATGATAAAGGGTTTGAATGAGTTGACAAAATTGTTGGGGGAAAAATTTCAAAAGAATACATCAATGCTGCAAGAGTTGGTTTAGAAAACGCTCTACAAAACGGGGTTGTTGCAGGATATCCAATGATCGATGTTAAAGCAACAATCGTTGATGGATCATACCATGATGTCGACTCAAACGAGATGGCATATAAAATTGCTGCATCAATGGCATTGAAAGAAGCTGCTAAAAGAACTAATCCAGTTCTATTAGAACCAATCATGTCAGTTGAAGTAACAGTTCCAGATGAATACTACGGAGATGTAATGGGTAACATTTCATCAAAACGTGGTCTAATCGAAGGATCAGAACAAAGAGGAAATGCACAAACAGTTAAAGCAAAAGTTCCTCTATCAGAAATGTTTGGATATGCAACAGAGTTAAGATCATTTACTCAAGGACGTGGAAATTACACTATGATTTTCAGTCACTACAATGAAGCACCAAAAAACATTGCTGAAGAAATTATTAAAAAAGCAGGTAAATAA